The genomic stretch CAGCACTCTAATATTATGGCCGCCAGAAGCCCGGCTGCCAGACTGGGATGAGGCGGCCGTCTCTTGTACATTTCATATCCCGGCCTCTCACGAATGGAGGAGCCCAGTACCCAATGCAGACTATGCCGCGCGCCGCCGGGATGGATATCAGCTGTTTAAGTAAGGTTCCCGCAAGAAGGACGGCTCCTGAAAGCCGTCCCAGGGAACAGAAAGATGGGAGGAATTCTATGGCAGGTAAAGGAAGCATCTATCAACGAGGAGAGAACACATGGAGGATTGATCTATTCCTCGGGGTGGATCCGCTCACGAACGAGAAGAAGCGCATCACCAAGACAGTCCACGGGTCGAAGAAAGACGCGGAAAAGGTCCTGAGAGACCTCTTGAGGAAACTGGATGACGGGGAACTCAGGGAGCCAACGAAGATGACCGTGGCCGAGTACCTGAAAAGCTGGCTTGAAACTCACAAGAACAAGATTGCCGAAACAAGCCTGGGCTGGTATACGATGATATGCGACCTACATATCATTCCCGCGCTCGGCCATATCCGGCTTCAGGAGCTTACACCGATGATGGTCCAAGAGTTTTACAATAAGAAACTGGGAAGCCCGGCTCTTAACGGTAGAGGAACGCTATCCGCCTCAAGCGTGGACCACATACACAAAGTTCTGCACAAGGCGCTAAACCAGGCCGTAAAATTGCAACTAATCGCCAGCAACCCTTGCGATGCGGCCGAGCCTCCAAAACCTAAGAAAAAGGAGGTCGATTTTTGGACACCAGAAGAAGCAGCGAAGTTTCTTGACGCGATCCAAGGCGATCGATTGTACGCCCTTTACTATACCGCCCTATATACGGGTATGAGGCGTGGAGAGATCCTCGGCCTGAAATGGGAGGATGTGGATCTCGAGAATGGGATCATCACTGTAAGGCGAGCAATTGTGGGCTATAGAAGAGGCACTGTAGTGAAGGAGCCCAAGAATGAGAAAAGCAAAAGAAGGATTCAAATTACCCAGGATGTAGTGGATGTTCTTAAAGGCTACAAGGCGATTCAAAATAGGGAAAGGCTGCTCTGTGGAGAGGACTACGTGAACAGCGGGTATGTTTTCACTAAGCCTGGAGGCGGGCCATTGGAGCCTTCCTATGTGACCGTGCGTTTCAGGAAGCTTATTAAAAAGGCTGGAGTAAGAGGAATTAAATTCCATGCATTGAGGCACACCCACGCAACCTTGCTGGGAGCAGCGGGGGTGCCGATGAAAGCCATCTCTGCGCGCCTGGGTCATTCATCTATCGTAATGACAGGGGATATCTACTCTCATGTATTCAGCGACATGGACAGAGGCGCCGCTGACGTTTTCAGCGAGGTTATGAAAAAGGCGAGGACCGAGAAAAAAGATAGGCTCTCTATGGCAAATTGAACACTAGACTCTGTTTTTCCACCAAGGAATTGAGATGTCGTCTAGAATATCCTGGAAGAAAAATTCCACCAAAAACTCCACCAATTCCCTAGTTTTTAGGAGATGTGACTGACTACGAAAGCCCTCAAACCCTTGAAAATACTGGCGCGCCCGGAGGGATTTGAACCCCCGACAAGCAGATCCGAAGTTACAGAATTGGTTTGCCCCGGTGAGCTAACGTGCGCCAAGGTCTCTTCTATGTCAAGGGTTTGAGGGCTCTTCCATTGTTAGGAAAAACTCATTTTTGTTACCCTTTATCAGGCTGTTTTCCACCAAAATTCCACCATGGTGGTGGGAGAATGCGGAAATCTAGTGGCTGGTGGAAGCAGTTCTCCTCATCTGTTTCGCTATGAGCCGTTTCTAATTCGTACCTCAAAGCGAGTTAAAGGACAACGGGGACTTACAACAAGAAACTCGCCAACCTATTGCGACAGGTAGAAGAGCTCGCCATAGTGGGCTGGCTAGGTCGTTTTCCATCCAAAGTGTTTCTTAATAAGCCCGGTATCGTGACTGTGGCCCAGGCCGTCAGATTCAGTGGCGGCCCAAAGTAGCGTAGGACCGGCGCTCGATCAAACGCCCACAGTTACTTGTGTGCTGCCTGAGACTTCTTTAATTGCTGAGGGCTAGAGACCTCGTGGTACACTTCAGTTCTCTTGGCCTCCAGGTCTCGGGCCCCCCTCAATAGATCCACTTCCTCTTTACATTCTTCAGGCTCAAGATGAATAACGCGATGCTAAATCCAATAAGTATCGCAAAACTCAGTAGTGGCACTATATGACCGTCACCGTTTATCGAGGATTTTAATATGTCTACCCCATAAGTGAGCGGGATTATATAGGATACAGGCCTTAGGATGAACGGCAGTTCCCTGATTGGTATGAATAACCCGCACAGGAACACCATGGGAAACCGAAAGAAGTTGGAGAACGTTTGGGCCTCAAAGACTTCGCTCACCGTTACCGCGATGAATAGACCCAGGAAAGTTGAAGTCACAGCCATTAAAACGACGCTGCCTACCGCTGGAACCCACTTGATGCCAGATAAATCTGTCATGAAAGATGCAAAAATGATTGGAATGAAAGCATTGACTATCCCGAAGAGGATGGCACCAGTCGTTTTGGCTAACATTAGAAGACTAAGATCAATAGGGGCCAGCAAGAGTCGTTCGAAAGACCGATTTCTTCTCTCGAAAGTGATCGTCACCGCGAGCATGGATGTGGTACCAAAGAGAATGGACATAGACATAACGCCTGGCAGAATCCCACGGATATCTGCAGCACTCTGTGATTTCAAGAAAAACATGAGGGTCCAGGCAACAGGGAAGATGATACCCCAGCTTATGTTAGGCGGCTTAAGGTAGTAAGCCTTCATATCCTTCATCAAGATATTCCAAAAAGCAATCCACGCTTTCATCTCCGGTTGCGCTCCTTTTCCTTTTTCATTCTGTCAATCTCAATGCCTGTGACCTTAACAAAGACCTCCTCTAGGGAAGGACGAATTATCTTCGCTTCATAAACAGTCAAGCCGTTTTCATCAAAAAACTGCATCAATGGCATGAGGCTAATGGGAACAGGGGAATGGATTCTGAGGGTATCATCACTAAGAAACTCTGTGGAGAATTTGGGGAACCTCTCGTCAATGATGTCTCGTAATCGTAAAACGCCATTGGCCAAGGTAAATTGAACGATAGTCTCCTGCTGGGCTTGCTCCATGAGTTCGTCGACAGTCCCGACCTGGACTATCCTTCCATCAACAATAAATGCTATTCTATGGCAAAGCCGCTCAGCCTCCTCAATATAATGCGTGGTCAGGAATATGGTAGTGCCGTTGGCGTTCAAATCGCGGATCAACTTACGTATCTGCCTCGCACTGGCTACATCGATACCGGTTGTCGGCTCGTCCAGGAAAAGGATCTTCGGCTCGTGGATGATTCCCGCAGCAATGGTGAGTTTTCTCTTCATTCCTCTGGAATAAGCCTTAAACGGCCTATTTCCGGCCTCTGTAAGTCCGAACTGTTCTAGAAGTTGACGTGCTCTCTCCTCACGCTTCCGCCGTTCCATACCGTAAAGCGCCGCACAAAAGCACAGGTTTTGAAAGCCATCAAATTCATCGTATAGATTGCTTTCATCAGGCACTATTCCTATGACTTGCTGAGCCTTCTTGATTTGATGAGCATAATCATATCCCAACAATTTGACCGAACCAGCTGTTATTCTTGCAAGGCCGGTCAGCATGTTGATTGTAGTTGTCTTTCCTGCGCCATTGGGGCCAAGGAAACCGAAGATTTCACCTTGCTTGACATAGAAATCGATGCTTTTAACGGCTGTGAAGTCCTGGTACTTCTTGGTTAAACCCTGTACTTCGAGTATATTCATTTGACCATCTCCCCATCTTCTCACTGCAGAGCATTCAACCCCAATGCGTGTGGAAGTCCAATTGGCTAAATAAGCCCTTGCATATGAAGAGAGAGCAGAAATCTACCGATGGCCACGGCAAATACCACACTATCCAGCACCCTATCCAGATTTGGGATATTGCAGACTACTTCTCTTCGTGTCCACAAGGATGATCCTTCTTATCTCCATGGCATTCCTCTATCTGCTCTGGACTACATTCGCCTGGTTTGCCTTTCAACTTCTCGGGGCGCTCACACTTGCACTCACATATGCACACGGCTTCTTCCCTTCCCTCTACAGTACCCTTTCGGGTTGTGGATTCCCGGCGGCAAACATATTCGTATTGGACAGGTTGCGCTGCCATGGATTGTAAATCATTGGCAATTTGTCGAAGTACATCTCTCTCAACGGAGTAATGAGTCCAATACCCTCGCTTTTCTCCTTTAATTAATCCTGTTTTCCGCAGGATTTGCAGATGTTGAGATACTGCGGCCTCGGATATTCCCAGACGTCGTGCCAAGGCACCTACGCAGTAGTCATGGGTCAAAAGCAAGTTCACTATTCTAAAACGCGTCTCATCAGCTAGAGCTTTGAGCCTTCTAGGGAGATACTCCATGGTTTCATCCAATCCAATAAAGTGCTTACTTAAGTATAGCATAAGTTACTTAATCAATTATGTCAATAACCACCATAATAGATTCTCGTTGTTGATGATGTCCTATCTTTACTGATTTCTTCGCGTGGCACAATTTCAGGGGTCGGTGAAAGGAAACGACCATAAACCGTGCAGCGACGGATATGGCAACCCTAAGGTGTCAAACTCAAGTTTAAGAGTCAAGCCTGGACAAGGCCGCAAGCAGGTTAGACTTGAACACCCGAACTTGACTGCGAAGACCGATGTTATGCCGATTCGCTTTGTTTATCGTCGGGCCTTTGCTGCACAGATTTTGAAGCATAATCCAGAATTGCCAGGCGAAGTGCTGCGGGACCTAATACGGAACAGTGAATCTTTTCGTCTGGGAGGCCACCGAGAGCCTTGATAACGTCATCCTCAGTAATTCCCCAGGCTTCTTTGAGGGTTTTACCCATAGCCAGTTCAGTGGTTATGCTGCTTGTCCCTATGGCTGCCGGACAGCCAAAAAGTTTAAATTTGACGTCTACTAGTCTTCCATCCTTCACCTTAATATACACACGCAGATAATCCCCACACGAAGGGTCGCCAATTGTCCCAACCCCATCCGCGTTAGGTATCTCGCCGACATTCCGAGGATTAAGGAAATGATCCAGGACCTTCTCGGTATAGAATGACATATTATAACTCATCCCTTCGGTATCCCCCGATAAAAAGCTACACCTGTGATAAAGATTAAAACTCAAATATACTCCCCACACTACCCAGCTCAAACCTTTCCCCGAGTAGTCGCGCCATCTCTGTACGGGCATTAAACCCCGTACAGTGGAGCGGAACTACCTTATCCACTCCAAGTTCCATGAATGCGCGGAGAGTAAGCTGTAACCGGCTTATGCTAGCTTTTTCAAGGTGCATACCACCAATCACCGCATGTATCCCATCTGTTCCTGTTAGGCTTTTTATGTACTTCAGGGTATTAATCACACCGGCGTGACTACAGCCCAGGATCACCACCAGACCTTTACGAGTTTTAATAGCCATAGTCTGGTCATCGAGGAGAAAATCTGTTACGAGCTTTTGATCGTGCTCCACCAGGAACTCGCGGGATATTTCTTCGAAGTCGGTGGTACCTGGGATTTCGCCTGTGAGGAGTATACCTTCATCCAGCTTAACAGGCTTCCTATCGAGGTGAAGTTTGACTCCGGACTTTGCCAGGTAATCCATGTCCAGCGGGCTTCCTATTTCTTTAACCCTATCATCTGCCTTTACATACTTCTTCTCAAACGCATTGGGATGAGTATAGAGATCTATACACTTCACCTCGTTCAAGAGAGAAGCCAGGCCACCTGTGTGGTCATAATGGCCGTGGCTTAATACAACTAAATCTATATCCTTGAGGTTTAGCCCAAGTTCTCTTGAATTATGAATCAAAACCTCTCCGGACTGCCCTGTATCAAAGAGTATTCTCCGCCCCTTGACTTCGACTAACAAAGAGAGGCCATGCTCTGCCCATAACTTCTCCTTCCTGGCAGTGTTCTCAACCAGGATACTTACCTTGACCTCGGCATATTCTCCAGCCACCCTCATCAACTCCTTTGGACGCGGGCCTGTTCAAGACGAAATGAAACTCTCTCCCAGAGTCCCTTTATTGCTTTTGAAGCCTTCCCTCTCCCATGGCCGGATCTGCCGCGCCCGTAATCAACAACAGGTAGCCCCTCCATCAACGCGTAAACCACCTCCTCATCAAACGGGATCCTTCCCGCAACTTCTATCCCTTCCCTATAGCAGTATTCTTCGATCTCCCTGGCTTTCCGTTCATCGAGGTCATATTTGTTGATGCAAACCATCGCTTCTACATTGAAATGCTTCGTTAACCCCAGAATTCTCTCCAGATCATGGCTGCCGGCCACAGTCGGTTCGGTAACGATAAGAGCCATATCCACGCCGGAAATGGAGGATATGACCGGACAACCTATACCTGGCGGCCCATCGGTGATAATATAATCTAATCCCTGGCCTTCAGCGATAGAACGGGCCTGGCGCCGGACTTCGGCTACCAGTTTGCCTGAGTTCTCCTCAGCAATCCCAAGCCTGGCATGAACTAGGGGACCATAAAGGGTATCCGAGATAAACCAGTGGCCTGAGAGATTGTCTTTCATGGTTATTGCCCTTTGAGGACAGGCATAGTAACATACGGTACAGCCCTCACAGGAAACAGTATTGACCTCGATAAGGTCATCACCCCTGGTAATGGCCCCAAAACGGCAGGCTTCAACACAGGTCCCACAACCGGTACACTTCTCCTGATCGATCACAGCTTTCTTAGATCCATAGAATTCTGTGGTATTGCGTACTGTGGGCTTTAGAAGGAGGTGAAGGTCTGCTGCATCCACATCACAGTCGGCCAGTACCTTGCTTTTAGCTAAGACTGCAAATGCCCCGACTATAGAGGTCTTGCCGGTACCTCCCTTGCCGCTAATAACTAACAGTTCTTTCACCGGTGTCATCCCTTCATATGGTTTCACAAAAGTGCCTGGTCAGGCTCTCCGGTCCTTGCGAGAGCGTGAATCTTTCGCCAAAGCCCTCTAAAGGCCGCTTTTAACTCAGGGAATTCCTCTATGAGACGACCTCCCCTTGCATAGCAGGCGGCATATCTCCGGTCAAAAGGGATTTCCAATAATATGGGTATCTCCTCCCGCTCGCAATAACCTACAAGGTCCTCATTACCGAGCCCTGAGCGGTTGATTACGACCCCAAAGGGGATTCCCAGCTCTCGAACCATCCCGATTGCCAGAGTAAGATCATTCAACCCAAAGGGTGTTGGCTCAGTAACGAGTATGCAAAAATCACTATCTTTCACTGAAGCCACAACAGGGCAGGAAGTCCCGGGCGGGGCATCGATGATTACCACTCCGTTGGTACCGTGGTCAATTATCTTGTCCTTTACGGCTCTTATTACAGGAGGGGCCAGAGGGGTACCTATATTCATCTTTCCCTGGATGAATGCGATCTCTCCTGAATGGCCACTTTCAATAAGGCCTATCTCCTTTGCTTCTTCCGATATAGCCCCTGTAGTGCAGAATCGGCTGCATCCCCCACAACCGTGACAGAGCTCAGGAAAGGTTATCACCCGGCCTCCCAGGACGATGATCGCGTGGAAAGCGCAGACCTCCCCGCACCTTCCGCAGGAGTTACATCTACTTTCATCAACCACCGGCACAGGCAGCGTTACTTTTTCCGTGGTTTCGAATACGGGATTAAGGAAAAGGTGTGCATTGGGCTCCTCTACATCACAGTCCAGGAGTTGGACCGGCAGGTTTCCTTCAAGGGTTAAGGCCAGATTTACTGCAACAGTCGTTTTACCGGTCCCACCCTTTCCACTCGCCACTGATATAATCATTGGACATCTCCATTCTTCTTGTATAGCTCAAACGGGAAAATCCTCCGACATGGGGTTAGACATGGGGTTAGGGGTTAAAGGGATTGCCCCTCGGCACAAATTGCGTCGCCGACCTTGACCTCCCCGCCCTTAATCACATTGGCGAAGATACCTTCTCTGGCGAAGACGCTTTCTCTCGATATTACACAATTATCAGCCTGATGGCCTATAACACGTCTATCGTGGTAAGGTTTCCCTATCTGAGTTACCTCCAGGATAACATCCTTCCCTACCTGAAGCCTGGTTCCCGCTGGGAGTGAGGCGAGATCGATATCCCTTGTCGCAATGTTTTCCGCAAACCCCCCGGACTTCACATCGAATCCCTTCATCCTCATCTTTTCAATACTTTCTTCTGCGAGGAGACTCACTTGCCTATGCCAATCCCCAGCATGGGCATCCCCTTCAAGTCCACGGTTTTCGATGAGAAAAGACCTCTCTATGTTTCTTTTGGGAGTCCCTTTTCTCTCACTTATGCAAACAGCAATTACCTGACCTCCCAAGGCTCTTCCCCTCCTAGATAAACCTACCGTAAATAGGCCATACCACCGGATGTTATCCCCCTATCTGCGATAGGGCATTATATGAGATTTCATCTCTAGCACTCAGGGTAGTTCCTCTCTCCGGCTTAGCAACGATAGCCTTCCTGAAAACCATGAGCAGCTCTTCGTCGCTGGCTCCATTTCTCATAAGGGTCCGGACATCAAATGCCGGGCCTGATACCAAACACGAACGAAGTTTTCCATCGGCTGTAAGCCGCAATCTGTTGCACGTCTCGCAAAAGCCTTCACCATATCGCCCGATGAGCCCTACAAGAGCTCTTGCCCCGGGCAACCGAAAGTATATCGCTGGCCCTTTACCCGGGATAGTCGTCTCTGAATTCGGTACAGGCTTACCCCCCATAGCGATAATGTGTCTTACCACCTCATGGACAGGAATTGCCTCTTCGGTATGCTGTGGACCCCATTCCCCCAAATAAGCATCATTTGGATAAACCTGACATGCCACCCCCGGGAGATGCTTAAACTCGCGAGTGCCTCTAGTTCATCACGGTTTACGCTCTTCTATTTTAATAGGAGACAGCCCTGCTTTCGAGGCCGCCTCTATACCTGACAAGACATCGGAAAGATTTCCCCATCGGGTGAGCCTGCGATAGATCTCCGGCTTTAAGGTGTCCAGGCTGACATTTACCCTCTTGAACCCCGCTTGGGCCAGTCTCTCCGCCTGGTCCTTCAACAAGATCCCGTTCGTAGTCATGCTCAAATCAAAAATACCAGGGATCCCGGAAAGTCTCCTGATGATATCCGTGAGGCCTTTTCGGACAAGAGGTTCACCGCCTGTAAGCCTAACCCGTTTTATCCCTATACGGGTCCCAATCTTTACGAGCCGCTCAATTTCCTCATTCCTGAGGATATCCTCATGGTTCTTTAGCTCTACGCCTCCTTCGGGAAATGCACCGAAGATTGCACCGGTCAGTCACGGAAACTCTGAGGTATTCGATATTCCGTCCAAAGCTATCTCTCAACTAAACCTCCCCCGCAACCTCACCCATGCATGAGAGGTCACAGCCACCCACTTTAGATCCAGAAGAATACGCTTCCTTGCTTCTTTCAGAATGGTCAACCTTCTAGCCTTATCGCACCATTGGGACACCCGTCCACGCAGACCCCGCACTCGACGCACTTATCAGGGTCAACCTATGCAACCTCATCCACGGTAATGGCGTTCACCGGGCAGGCCTCTTCACAAATCCCGCAGCCGGTGCATTTTGCATGATCGATAACTGCTGCCATAACTTTTTCACTCCCATCCTTTTCCACACCACTGAACATTTTTCTGCTCCGGATAGCCCCAGTCGTACTGGCAATGGTTTAAGAATCAATGTTTATGATTACACTCACGGCCTCCCTGGCCGTGCTCACAGAGGCTTTCTCCGCTTTCAAGACGGCCTGCAAGGTATGAATTGATCACTTCGTCCACCCGCCCTGAAACGCCTGTTATGGTCTGGATGTTGTTTTCAGCAAATAATCCTTGCGCCCTTGGTCCCATCCCACCTGCGATAATACAGGAAACCCCCAGCTTCCCCAGGTACCCTGGCAGGAATCCCGGTTCATGCCCTGGGTTGGGGATAATGACCTTGTTTTCCACCTTTCCGTCGTTTAATGTAAATATGGTGTATTCAGGGCAACGACCGAAATGCGCTGCTACCATGGGTCCATCCGTCGCCACCGCAATTTTCACGAAAGAATTACCTTCTTCACTCTCTTTGCCCTTCAAATGCCCACTCATACCGAAGTGCGGGCTCACCGTAGCCTCAGAAACTATTGCAAGCTCTCCTTTTTTGTAACTCTTGATAGCATCACGTACAGTTCCTGTATTCACGGTATACACCTTGATTCTTGCACTTTGGAGCGTGCGCGCGGCGTTGGGACCCACATTGCCCGTGATGACCGCCTCAATACCGCGGTTGGCCAGGAATTGTGCGCTCTGGATTCCTGCACCTCCGGAAGCCATGAGGTTTTCATTTGGCACTGCCTCAAACTCCTCGGTGTCGGGGTCTATAATGATAAAGTATTGGCACCTACCGAAGCGGGGATCTAAGGCCGAGTCTAGATCTTTGCCCTGTGATGTAACCGCGATTTTCACTCTGAATCACCCTCCGAGATTTCCAGTATTGGATCTGGCATTCCTTGCACTTAGAGCCCTCGTAATGGCTTTCTCAATGATTAGCACCACAATGCCACCGGTTAAGGCGGTGATCAGCTGCGGCACTTGCATTGCTTTGGCAACAGCAGGCGGGACTTTGACCGCGAAGCTAACAGCGGACGCCAAAATAAGATACTTCAGGATCGAACCGATAAGGAGCCCTGGAACTGACCCCCGTAGGCCATTACCCCATAACCTTCTAAAAACACAGAATGCGGCCACTAAAACGGCATTACCGAGCATAATGAATGGAATCATAGGACCCAATGGCGCAGCCAGTATCCCTCGAACAAAGGCTATCCAGGGGGTGAGAAGCCCAATAAGGATGCCTCCCGTGGCTCCAACTAAAATGCCTGAGATGAGAAGCATAGCATTTACGGCCGGACCTGTAAAGGGTTGGGGTAGGCCTAACATTTGTATGGCCAGGGTGATAGCTAGCAATAAAGCCGTCCTGGTTAGCCAGCGTAACCGGACCCGCCAGATATCTGACTCCTGTTGTATGCTATGGGATTGCATCCCGGTCATCTCCCTCTTGAGGCTCTGTTTTATTGGCCTTGAGAGGAGGGGAAGGAGAAGGTGTCCCCTCCTCTCAGTCCTTGGAACTGGGGACTACCTGAGATGGTTTAATGGTAGGCTACTTGCCTTCTTCAGCTCCACCCTTCTCCGGGCCGCCCAGCTCCTTCAGGCGTTCCTCAATACCCTTGAGTTCCTCCTTCAGGAACTCTGCCTGCTCCTTTAGGAACGCCATCTCCTGTTCAGAAGCGGTCTTGATTGCCTCTTCCGGATTCTGGGCCGTATATGGAACCCCGTAAAAGGGGGCCGGGTAAAAAGGGGCAGCCCAGGGCCGGTATGCTGGAGCTGCCCACCCGGGGTAGCCGAAACGTACCCAGCCAGGCAAGCCCGTCGCGTAATACATTCGCCTCCAGCCCCGGCCGCGGCCAAATCCCAGCCCCCTACCGAGCCGGCGCCAGAATCCTCCACCCCAGAGCCCAACCGGGTTCATATAACCGGGAACCGGGAATCCGGCACAGTACCCTGCGGCCCTTCCCGTCATCGGGCCAAGACCCATAGGGCCAGTTCCATCTCCTCTAGGCATACGTTACACCCCCTTTCTGTGTCGTGCTTCACTTTAGATACTCAAAGCTGCCTTCATCCAATCTATTCTGCATATATTTCCACGAGGATAGGGCAAATTACCGCTCGTCATCAAGAGACCCGGGTTAGCACCCCAGAACTTGTCCCAAACTTGACTATATCTTCCCAGTTTATCGCGCCCTCTACCTCCGGACTATCGTACTGCTCGACCTGCCCCTGATCACACAGTTCAGCAAGTTTCGGGTCAAGGGGCAAAGCCCCAAGGTAAGGTATCCCTGTAGCCTTTGCCACTTCCTCGCCTTTTGAAGGCCCAAAGAGCCGAAGCATCTCGCCACACTTGGGACATATCGCATAGCTCATATTCTCAATGAGCCCAAAAACAGGAGTATTCATTATTGAGGCCATCTTTATGGCCTTCTTGACTACCATCACTGCCAAGTCTTGCGGGGAGGAGACAATAACTACACCGTTTAATGGCAAAGATTGCATTACCGTGAGCGGGGCATCCCCTGTCCCGGGTGGGAGGTCTACAATCAGATAGTCGAGATCTCCCCAAATAACGTCTGTCCAGAACTGCCTTACGGTTCCAGCTATGAGGGGTCCCCGCCAGATGACAGGATCGTCTTCGTGATCCAGAAGAAGATTCAGCGACATAACCTCTATACCAAGTGGGGTTTTAGCCGGGAGAATCCCGAATTCAAAAGTCTCCGCTCTGGAGTGGATGCCGAACATCTTGGGTATGCTCGGTCCTGTGATGTCTGCGTCGAGCAAACCGACTTTGTAGCCTTTTTTAGCCAGTTTTACTCCTAAAAGGGCAGCCACTGAGGATTTGCCTACCCCGCCCTTGCCGCTCATAACGGCTATGACATGGTGGATGTTGTTGAGTTCATTTTGCGGGAGCTTTTCAATCCCTTGGGTATGATTGCCATGGGAGCTCTTTTCCTGTTTGTCCTGAGTAACCTTGCACTCTTCAGTCATATTCCTGCCTCCTGTGGAGATTCCCCGGGTATTCCCCTGGTTTTCAATACGTCCCTGATGTTTATGTGCTATTTTGAACGGCATGCCTCGCAGTAGCCAAATACCTCTATAGAATGATCCGATATCTCGAAATTTTGACTCTGGGCTATAATCTTCTAGAAATCTTCTGGTATTGACACGGTAACCTCAGATATCCTGCCGCACCTAAGACAAACAAGGTGATAATGTGGCTGGGTATGTGTTGGGGTAAGCTCATACCTGGCAGGACCTTTCCCTATCTCGAGTCTTGCCACAAGCCCCAACCTTTCCAAGTCCATCAGGGTGCGGTAGACAGTAGTCAGTCCCAGCTTAAGGCCCTGGGCCCGGGCAATCCGGTATATCTGCTCTGCAGTCAAATGCCTATTTTGGTGACTGCTCAGGACCTTAAGGACAGTCCTTCGCTGAGGCGTGATTCGGAATTCCTTCTCGGCGAGCTTCCTTTCCGCGTGGAGGGGCTCCCCTTTCATAGCCTTCACATCCTGCCATCGCGATCGTTAATGGTCATACGTTCATTAATAGTATACCCACTATTCTGTGCATATGTCAATAACTATGTCAAAAAAATATTCCAGGCCTGCCAACCTGGAGTCTATTGGCCATGTCATCTATGGAAATACGTCTTTCCACTCGTAGAATTATCGGCATTGATAAGGCCCAGCCCTAAAAGTATCCCAAGGTACTTAGAAGCTTCATTCATATTAAGCCCCAAACCGTTTGCCACATCTGCAATTGTGCAAGGTCTCCGTCTCAGAAGGTTGAGTATCTGATCATACCTAGCCTTCATATCCTTTCCCTCGGCTGCAGGTTGCCCAACAGAGGTTTGTCGGTTGCCTGGCACAGTAATTACT from Bacillota bacterium encodes the following:
- a CDS encoding ECF transporter S component → MQSHSIQQESDIWRVRLRWLTRTALLLAITLAIQMLGLPQPFTGPAVNAMLLISGILVGATGGILIGLLTPWIAFVRGILAAPLGPMIPFIMLGNAVLVAAFCVFRRLWGNGLRGSVPGLLIGSILKYLILASAVSFAVKVPPAVAKAMQVPQLITALTGGIVVLIIEKAITRALSARNARSNTGNLGG
- a CDS encoding Mrp/NBP35 family ATP-binding protein; its protein translation is MTEECKVTQDKQEKSSHGNHTQGIEKLPQNELNNIHHVIAVMSGKGGVGKSSVAALLGVKLAKKGYKVGLLDADITGPSIPKMFGIHSRAETFEFGILPAKTPLGIEVMSLNLLLDHEDDPVIWRGPLIAGTVRQFWTDVIWGDLDYLIVDLPPGTGDAPLTVMQSLPLNGVVIVSSPQDLAVMVVKKAIKMASIMNTPVFGLIENMSYAICPKCGEMLRLFGPSKGEEVAKATGIPYLGALPLDPKLAELCDQGQVEQYDSPEVEGAINWEDIVKFGTSSGVLTRVS
- a CDS encoding MOSC domain-containing protein, encoding MGGQVIAVCISERKGTPKRNIERSFLIENRGLEGDAHAGDWHRQVSLLAEESIEKMRMKGFDVKSGGFAENIATRDIDLASLPAGTRLQVGKDVILEVTQIGKPYHDRRVIGHQADNCVISRESVFAREGIFANVIKGGEVKVGDAICAEGQSL
- a CDS encoding DUF5320 domain-containing protein — encoded protein: MPRGDGTGPMGLGPMTGRAAGYCAGFPVPGYMNPVGLWGGGFWRRLGRGLGFGRGRGWRRMYYATGLPGWVRFGYPGWAAPAYRPWAAPFYPAPFYGVPYTAQNPEEAIKTASEQEMAFLKEQAEFLKEELKGIEERLKELGGPEKGGAEEGK
- a CDS encoding P-loop NTPase, with the protein product MIISVASGKGGTGKTTVAVNLALTLEGNLPVQLLDCDVEEPNAHLFLNPVFETTEKVTLPVPVVDESRCNSCGRCGEVCAFHAIIVLGGRVITFPELCHGCGGCSRFCTTGAISEEAKEIGLIESGHSGEIAFIQGKMNIGTPLAPPVIRAVKDKIIDHGTNGVVIIDAPPGTSCPVVASVKDSDFCILVTEPTPFGLNDLTLAIGMVRELGIPFGVVINRSGLGNEDLVGYCEREEIPILLEIPFDRRYAACYARGGRLIEEFPELKAAFRGLWRKIHALARTGEPDQALL
- a CDS encoding radical SAM protein gives rise to the protein MTGAIFGAFPEGGVELKNHEDILRNEEIERLVKIGTRIGIKRVRLTGGEPLVRKGLTDIIRRLSGIPGIFDLSMTTNGILLKDQAERLAQAGFKRVNVSLDTLKPEIYRRLTRWGNLSDVLSGIEAASKAGLSPIKIEERKP
- a CDS encoding transcriptional repressor, coding for MKGEPLHAERKLAEKEFRITPQRRTVLKVLSSHQNRHLTAEQIYRIARAQGLKLGLTTVYRTLMDLERLGLVARLEIGKGPARYELTPTHTQPHYHLVCLRCGRISEVTVSIPEDF
- a CDS encoding dinitrogenase iron-molybdenum cofactor; amino-acid sequence: MKIAVATDGPMVAAHFGRCPEYTIFTLNDGKVENKVIIPNPGHEPGFLPGYLGKLGVSCIIAGGMGPRAQGLFAENNIQTITGVSGRVDEVINSYLAGRLESGESLCEHGQGGRECNHKH